Below is a genomic region from Anoplolepis gracilipes chromosome 1, ASM4749672v1, whole genome shotgun sequence.
tctatattttataatattattttgaattaaaggATATACTCCAGGATGGCCCCGGCTGCCGTAAGCAAAATCTGGAGAACAGATTAGTCTGGCCCTTTGCCCAACACACATTTGAGCAACTCCTTGGTCCCAACCTTTGATTACTTCACCCTTTCCAATTTTGAACTTAAATGGCACACCACGGTCTCTGCTAGAATCGAATTTCTTTCCATTGTTAAGAgtacctaaaaaaaaaattatatatatatatatatatatatatatatatatatatatatatatatacacatacacatattaaattaaaatcattaatcttataatatttcatatatgcaaaattatttgcagaaaaaaaatgtataatattgtaatctttttatcttattatataagtataaagcaataaatctaagcaatttttttacagctctgaaatatatatatgcacatacacatatacatatatattattattatataatttattatattattatactacacaatattataaaattatataaattcagaatattaattgtattcacataaaaataatcaccTGTGTAATGTACAACTACTGTTTGCCCAGTCTTTGGATAGGTTTGACCTGCAAATACACAGtaactcgtaaaaaaaatatgaaattaagtCGACCATGTGTCTGAGAGCATTTGTAACAGCACaaatgaagagagagagaaaagttgTTTTGCAGTATAGAATCTATTTTACTTGAATACAGGGGGCTGCGTTTAATTATAACACGGAATAAATGATGTTTGTTAGCGGCCTTTTAGGCTgtgtataaaacatattaaggGAATAGATTGAGGGAAACGCTAAAAGTTTCGGAATCATCGAAACGTGATACGGCATGGAAGGATCATTTCAAAATGGGAGAGGGTTCGCCAAAGAGACAGGAATAACGAAATACAGTGAATCCGTACGAAATGAAACTTATAATTACCATCACCGGGACTCAGAACTTCGACATCCACGCCCATGATTATGAATTTCTTTCCGCCCGACGATCGAAATTCTCTTTTCAAAGCAGCAAGGTTCGCGCGAGAATTGGTCGCGTTTATCGAACCGACTTTACTCGGGAACAGAGAACAGAATCCACATAAAATGACACTACCCAATACTACCCGCAACCCGTAGCCTACAGACAGTGATTTCCAGTAATTCCAGATCGTGGGATTTTCAGACGCATGCGTAGTAACGTGTAGCATAacaacgtatatattttaccgAAATAAATGGTATCGTTAGGGCTCAGACATAATGAGCGAAATAAAAGCCATGAAAATAAGCCATGAAAGCGTATTGTACAGTCCC
It encodes:
- the Fkbp12 gene encoding peptidyl-prolyl cis-trans isomerase Fkbp12; its protein translation is MGVDVEVLSPGDGQTYPKTGQTVVVHYTGTLNNGKKFDSSRDRGVPFKFKIGKGEVIKGWDQGVAQMCVGQRARLICSPDFAYGSRGHPGVIPPNAVLIFDVELLKVEP